CTGTTTCTTGTGGAGTACCATGGATCTGAAACTCATGGAATTGGAACTGAGATCTGTAGATATTTGTTGGGTAATGATGTTGAGGGAGAAGGAGTGAAATGTTGAGGTGCAGGTTAGCCTAGAGTCACTGAATGACTGCCCTGGTCCTCTGATGAAAGCTTTCAACATATTAACCAGACCTTCAATCACTTCTTAAATCTTTGTCTGTAATTTGTCTTGCCTGATCAAATTCGATGAACCGTGacctagagtcatagtcatacagcacggaaacaggcccttcaacccaactagtccaagccgaccaagattcccatttgcccgcgtttggcccatgtccctctatacctttcccacctctgaacCTGTCCGAGGACCTCCCGAATCAGTCTCCGACTCTGTCCCCCAACTCCACGTTTTAACCCCTCTAACGTCACCTTCCCTCCCAATATCATCGGAACAGCCCACGTCCCAGACGCACGTGATGCCCTGTATGATTGTGACagccacccctcctcatctgtttGACGTCCTCTTCTCCTCCGTCGTTGAGCTGGATGGGACCTCTGAGCTTCGAACCAAACCGTCCACttctccctgcaccctccccccccccaccctgtttctgtcccctcccccactgttcccatctgcccatcacccacccactgggcccctcccccactgttcccatctgccctccccacctcccttatctggttccaggctccaccttcccctcctatcgcagccctctgtcgcctccaccaatcacctcccagcctctgtcgctactcccGCCCTCTCCTCCACCATCTGCCaatcagccctcctcacctggatccacctatcacctgccagctcttgctccgccccttccctccacctatATATACCGGctgcctcccctccatctttcagtccaggtgaagggtctccacccgaaacgtcgactgtccattcccccccccccccccacggatgctgcctgacccgctgagttgccccagcatctgcagtctcctgtctctctAACCAATTGTagctcctctccccacccctgcacCGTCTTACCTGGTACACGTGGATACGTGAAGCCTCTCGAGGCCGCTCCACCGTTCACTAAGGCTCCGGCTGGTCTTGGAGAGCAGTGATCTCAGGGTTACAGAACCAGTGCCAGAGGTGGGTTAGGCTGGGTACCCTTTTTAAACTCAGGGGTAGATGGGACTGCTGGGTTGAAGCTGCAATCAAGTAACGTCTACATATGTCGAGGGtttcaggcagtaagttccagactcCTACAACCTCCTAGATGAGAACATTTTTGCTCAGCTCCCTGCTAATCCTTCTAGATCTCTGCCCCTTGGTTTCTGTTCCCCTCTGCTGAGCTTTGAGGATGAGAACCAGATATTGTGAAGTCAATGACGGATAACTTTGAATATGATAcatgacatccttccttggaCCGAGACCAGAAGCCAATGTCATATTGTAAGTTTTATCGATGTCTCTCGCTTGTTACTTTTGTGTTAAAAGCACTTTAAGAAACTTGGTAATCCAACAGTCTGTTCTGCTCATTTGTGCAAAAACTTGATTTGCACATCAcaggacctgctgagtgctcTCTTACTCTCTATCAGAAGCTactcttttgttttcccttatcaatGCCTTGATCTCATCTGCTGAATCCCCTGGATTAATAATCATGATAGAGTGAAAGATATGCTCAGCCATGAGGTTGTGGTGGTGAACATTTCTGCTGATGGTTGACAGCACCTCGGTGATGCCCAGGTTTGAGCCGTTAGATCTGTACCGAGTCCATCCCATTTAGCATGTTTGCAGAGCCACACAAGGTGTTCTCAGTGTGTCGACAGTACTGTCTGTGCAGGGACTGCAGTGGTCACTTCTTCTAATGTTGTGACAGACACATTAATCTGTCACAGGTAGATTGGCGAGGGTGAGGTCAAGTCAGTTTCGTATTTCTGCTGCCTTGCAATATCCTTCACACCATCCTATGCAGAAACCCCATAAACCTAAAAGTGGGAGAGGCTGCTCCAGCTGCCAGACTGGATAGTTTTACCAATTTTAGCCACTGTCACCACTGCAAATAAATAAGGCTTGGAATGATACACAAAGCCGAGAAAAGCAATGTTTATTtccaaaaaaatacaaaatgccgAGACGATCGCAGGCTCATTGAATTTAACTCGCGATAGAAATGATTCAAAAGTGCAGCAGAAATAAAAGCCCCACAGTCAATAACCAGAATTGGAAGGTGCCTGTCCTCCGGTCAGCCAGACCTTGGGTGAGTTGTGCTTTGAATTTGTGTTGCCCTCTCTCCCTCAGTTACCTGTACTCAATCCTCTTTGCTCTCGGAAGCTCCAATTATCTGCAGTGTCCACCAGCTTTGGGGGAAGGAGAATTGTACACTTCCGCCATCCTTTGTATGAAAAACCCATGCActcgaattttccaattttgtccTGTGTTGTGGAGGACCCGTCCTTTCCAAAGGATGAACTGACCTCCGTGTGATTGTTGTTATTGAGATTGTCTGATGAAATTATAGGTTTAATTCTGAAAGGGCAGCAATATAGAACAACGACAGCAGGAAGGACGTCATAATGGCTTCCCATCAAGTTGCTCCAATTTTCTGATATCCAGTTATACAAGTGTTAAAAATCTTCTTCTACAAATATTTTCACTCTGGATTCCCACCAATACAAGCCTTGGGGAATATGCAGCTGTCCAGATAAATAAGCTGCTTTTAAAACCTTCACTTTCGTCAGAACATTGCCAACAAGTTCAGGAATTAGATCCTGACCTTAAAGGGGGCAGTAGTGAGCTGTCTTTTAATTCGTACACCAGGCAGCTGGTTAAACCACCTCAGTGTAGCTCACGCTGGAGACACAtctagaccagactgggtaaggatcaCAAAAaggtcattttgtttttttttaaatgacatccAGCAACTTCACTTTCCTTCCTAGCCGTTCGGTTGTGAGTCAGAGCAAAACAGCAgggatgcaggccctttggcccaaccagtccatgctgaccacagtgtccCAAGTCTAAGTCTCCCAACACATCCAGTGGTACAAACCAGTACACACATTGGCCAGACTTGATGTGTACAAATCACTGAACCAGCAGTCTGAAAAGAATGAATTTGAGAGAGAGGATTGGCTTTGGAGAAAGACAGGAGAGTGATGACAGCAGAGGGGGACCTCCTGGTGGAATAATCTTCCCTGAGAACTTGCGTTCcccactgctgcaagcaagtggcTGTAGAATGACTGCAGGTTGCCTCTCCCCTACACTCGGCCTCCCAGCTGTGCAGAGACAGTGAACAGGGGTTGTGCACAGTGAGAACTCTCTCAGCATTGGCACTGTTACCTCACTATTCTGATTGCTCCCACGACACCACAGAGGTGTTGAAATTTCCAGGccagatttttcttttttttaaaaaaagcatataaaaatcaaaatttcCAAATGAAAAGCAGCAGTTAAATTTCCTAATGGAAGGCGATAGACCCACAGGGACGAGCGTTTACACTGAGCGTAACTATTCCCAACAGAACACATGTAACTGGCACCCAACATTAGTGCAGAGACCAAGCCAGTGGGCTGCAGCCTTGTGGAATAGCTGCGGGACAGAGTTCACTGATCCTGCCCAGCTAAATAAAGCCATTAGTAAAGAATCAAGCACCCACATCCAATGCAGCGTTTTAAAATCTATGTTCCCCTTTCCTCAAGCTCTCTTTTTCCAACCAGTGCTCCCCTTCTGCAGGAACTAACGCCAAAAAGAGTGGAGGTAAAACACTGCTCATTGCACAGATCAAAGCCAATCTAAAGTAAGCCACCTCCTCTACGGTTACACTGCTCCCAATCCCACGGTCTCTCTTGATTCTGTGTCCTCATCAGATCAAGGCCCTTCTCGGGAGGTTTTCGTTGTCCTCGGCCACTTTCCGGTAGTTCAGGTGTTGATCCTTGCCGTGGTGACGCAGCAACGCGGCCAGGAGGATGAGCACCAGGAGAAGGCAGCAGCCCACAGCCAGGCCCAGGATCAgctctgaggggagagggagagagcagagtGTGAGGGGGGTGCAGTCGTATTCCTCTGGAGACCACGCTGCTCAACCTAATGCCCGCGCCCTACGCACCTCGACAGACTCTGCCCCCGCCACTTGGGCCATGCGAGCAGCTGCCAGTCTCAGCGAGTGGGCAGTGAAGCGGCCCATTTGACCGGCACCTTGGGGAGGAGCGGTGGAGCACGGGGAGGAGGTGCAAATGGGAGGGCAGCGTGGGGATCACCAGGAGGGAGAGACTTTAGGCTGGTCCTCCCAAACTGAAGGTCGCAACCCAATTATTTACCAAAGGGAGAGCGAAAACAGAAAACAGCCAGTGACGGTGGTaggagggaaaatgctagaatccattattaCGGAAGTGTTAACCTGGGAAATAATaatgggattgggcagagtcTCGATTTACCATCTTATTGCCTATTTGAGGtaaaggtcaaagtcgagtttacagtcacgtgcacaagtccatgtgtgcacaggtgcaatgaaaaacttactcgcagcagcatcacaggcgcatcgcatcagataagcagcattcacgagaacaaactaaatataaattctacactaattttacaagaaagaacacaattagaacaaaaacaagacgtccattttagtgcaaagtggtcctagtgttgctaaactgcagtgattagggttgtgccagttgattcaagaaccaaatggttgaagggaagtagctgttcttgaacctggctgtgtgggacttcaggcttctgtacctcctgcccgatggtagctgcgagcgGATAGTGGggctctttgatgatggatgttgccttcttgaggcagcccctcctgtagataccaccgatggtggggagggatttactgggcagagtcctctactctctgcagcttcttatgttgctgcacattcaaattgccatcccagaccgtgatgcaaccagtcaggacactttcaacccGCAAGTAAATAAGGGCATACCTGGGAGCGTggggtatttggactttcagaagattgTTGataagtcggggggggggggggggcacgcaCCAAGGTTATCAAATGAAATGAGAGCACGTGGGGGAATGTAATGTGGGTCAAGCGTccattaatggacagaaaataaatcaaatcatTTTTGTTCTGGGAGGCTGTTTCAGGACACACCAGCCCCGTCCCGTCCCGTCTCCATTATCACGCAGCCTCCACTCACATTAAAAGGGACATGATTGGTGCTTCTCTCTGGGCCCttgctcccccaccccaccctcaccacccatCCAAAATACTGTTGACGTTGGGCCAAGTGATCACGGTTCGGATGCAAGACACTGGCACTCCCCACTGCTGGGGCCAGCTCTAACATCATGAACCCGATGACGATCCTCGTAATCAGATTGGATGGAGGGCAACCAATGATGAGACCAGAAAAGGACGATCCCATCTATCGCACCAGGGTCAGCTGTTATTAACACCACAGCTCTGTGTCAGAACCTTACCTATTGGGACGTGGTTACCGGTACGGCCACATTCCTCATCCCAGTCATCAGGTATCACTCTTTTGGCGATCTGGATGAACTTGTCCAAGGGACACCTTTGGGTGCAGGCTGGGAGAGTGAGGGGATATGGTGCAGAAGAACTTTTATTCCTGTAGTACATCTCCACAGTGAAGGACCTGTAAATGCCACGGGCACACTTTAGGATAGGAGGAGGTCATTTTGCACTTCCGAACGATTAGCCTCTCTCCAGCTgaggctttgggggggggggggggggggttggggagaggggtgtgtgtgggaagGTTGATTTGTACACATTCCAAGCTTGCGCCCCTCTCTCCCCAACACTGCTCCTGGTTCTTTGAACCAGCTCTGCccatttcaccctaaacctctgcagACCagatgtaccttgttgtgacctcacaccttattgcactgcactttccctgtcactgtgacactttactctgtactgttattgtttttacctgtactacatcaatgcactctgtactacctcaatgtatctgcacagtgcaatgaactgacctgtacgatcagtttgcaagacaagtttttcactgaacctcggtacaagtgacaataataaaccaatactttccCACACTCATCCCAACATCCTCCACTCTATATTTCTCCagcatggggcaggcacggtagtgtagcggttagcgtgatgctattacagcgccaacgacctgggttcaattccggccactgtctgcaaggagtttgtacgttctctctgtgtctgcgtgggtttcctccgggtgctccggtttcctcccacattcgaaagacgtctgggttaggaagttgtgggcgtgctatgttggtgccggaagcgtggcgacacttgtgggctgcccccccaagaacactctacacaaaagatgcatttcactgtgtttcgatgtacatgtgactaataaagagatgtTATCAATCAGCTCTAAATTTCctcacactccctctccccaTGTCCTGGTCCCCCTCACTATCCACTCACCCAACTCCTTCCCTACAGTCTGGTCACTCCCCCAGACTGTTCCCACACCATCCCCACATCctatttcccctctctctctcccccacaccagACACTGCTCATCCTCCTTTAGAATACTCCAGCTCAATAAACTACTCCTACATACCAGAAAtctaaactgtttctctctccacacatgccgCCTGACTTGCTAAATATTTCCTGCGTTTTCTGTTCTTCTGCTTCATAGGAGTCTTGGTTTTGCCCCAGGGGTAAGATGGGCAGGCAGAGTCTCAGTGCCTGCAGATCCTGCCTGAAGAGCTGAGACCCTCCCCTGCTGTCAGCGGGCAGATCAGGCCCCAACAAACAGGCTCCTGGTGAAGTGGAGCTTGCAGTGCCAGTGTACTGAGCGTACCTTTCTACAACAGGACCTACCCGTCGTCCTCCAGGTACAGCTCGAAGATGTGGCAGGCAGCGTAAGTTGGAGCAAGGCTGTAAACACTCAGAGCCATTTGAAGAGCTACAATCGTTGTGTCATGCTGGGAACACATTAATATTGTTGATAATTATTGAAGTGAATTTTACACGCAcaacacactcagacacacacaaagacaaCACTTGCACAAACAACCCGTCTTGTACATAGGGTGTCTTGTATTTAATACCACAAATTATGCATTTTTATGTAATATCATTGGCCAAATCCAGCAGTTCCAGGTTACCGCACCAAGACCACAGTAGGACACGGTACCAGAAGGGAGCCTCCACTAAGGTTGGAAGAGCTCTCCTCACCCTCACAGGGGTGCTTGACCCCCTTCAGTGCAGGGTGTACTTAACATCGCCAATTGTGGTATCATTTGTTAATGGTGATCGTATGTAtttaagaacatggaacatgcgAGGATCTGTGGCACACTGAATGCTGCCGGTTCCAGCACCTGAACAGGAGGAGCACTCACCGCCGAGTACACCATCAGCTTGGGACTTGGTGTGGGAAACGTGTCCAGCGATTGTTCAATATTTCGGAGAATTTGTTTCAGGAGCACACCTACAATAACGACAACAGCAAAGCAAATGGGAGATGGGGAGAATCGACAAGTCAATCCAGGAGCTGTTACCAGTTCAGTCACATCACGGACCACTCAATGCACAGGCACTGAGCACAGGGAGTCAGCCGTGCTAACTGggagggggtcagtgtggggaacgcccgcagacaggtcagtgtggagggAGCAGACCGTCCGCAGACGGATCGGCGTGGGGGGAGCAGAGCGATCTCCCAGTTTCCTCACATCCTTTTACCACGCCCACTTTTCCCGTCCTGGCCCCAGCTTAAACCCGAGAGAACTCACCTCCCTGGAGCCGCGATTTCTCCTCTCGCTTGTACAGTCTGTAATCGACGTCGAAGCTGAATTCCTTCAGTGTTCGCATGTGCTCCATGACTGAGGGCGTCACCCAGGAAGGCACGGTTTTGTTGTGAAGTTGCTGCCAAGGTAAGATGGGCGCTGAGGTTACGTGTTGGCACAACTGGTCCCCGGCTCAGCCAGCAGTGCACATTCACCGCAGCGGCACAGAGTCCGGGTGGCCACAGTACCAGAGAAGTGCCTTTGGAGAGCTCGCCGGATCCTCGCACAGTTTGATATGATCCAAAGGTTCACAAACCTCACAGAGGAAACTGCTCCTCATTCCAGTCTTAAGCAATTGATCTCTTAGCCCAATTCCCCATTAAAGAGAACATCAGCCCAGCATCTTGAAATTTCCCAGATTCCCTGTGCTTACCCGTTGCATCAGAGCTCTTTACTTAGCCCCATCCCCTCTTCACTGTCACGTCCAGGTAACCAAAGTCCGATTTAAAAACCTAAATCCAAAGACTAAGGGCCAAAGTAGTAGCtctggagggggaaggaagggtgtgCAGatgcctgcgtgtgtgtgtgtgtttgaattCCTGTTCATTCATTGtccttttgttaaaaaaaaattgcagtttccaaagacgtacggtttaggaagttgtgggcctgctatgtcggtgccggaagtgtggcgacacttgcgggctgcccccagaacactctacgcaaaagatgcatttcactgtgtgtttcgatgtacatgtgactaataaagatgtcttgcaACAAGTCCATGGTGCTCACCTCACATAACAGGGTGTCGTAAATCAACCAAACGTATTTGAATGACATCTGGTCCCTGGGAACCCCAGTGGCGTAAGACAGCATGGCCAGAAAGTTCTAGAGATGGCAAACGAGCAAACATTATAGCAGAAGGAGTATCAGTTCGTTGACAAAAGATACAATCGTTGTTACACCACTCTTGGATACACTGATCTAGGATCAGGTATCCTCAAAGagctcagaattccttccaaaaCCCTGACCTTTAATTATGACCTTCTCCTGACTGTTCCTGTAAGGGAACCAGTAACCAGactagagacacaggagactacagaggctggagtctggggcaacacacaaaacactggaggaactcggcgggccaggcagcatccgtggagggaactggacggtcgacgtttcgggtcgagaccgttCACctcgactgaaagatagaggggagatgggcgggaaggggtggagcaagagctggcaggcggtAGTTTCCtcgactcccttgtctgctcatccccccccaccccctgctccccTTCCCCGGTAACTGaaagaggtgtaacacctgtgcctacacctcctccctcaccaccatccagggcccttgGTACTGCTGTCCTTTGAGCAGAGGTCGGGCTTCCAGAATGTTTGGTCACAGGCGGCATTGGAAATTATGAAGGGCTCAAGTGTGTAGCtgtagagagaagctgttcccagtggctgaagtcatccagtcagagttgtacagtacagaaacaggcccttcggcccaccacgtccatgctgaccttttagtCCATTTACCCTAATGCCTTTTGCCTGAatgaggtccatatccttctatgccttgcctattcaagtgcatgTCTCGAGGTCTCTGAAATgtcgtgattgtatctgactcaaccactttctctggttccagatatcagccagctctgtgtaaaaaaaaactttcccctaaaatccactttaaaactccttcctctcaccttgaacctgtgacCTCTTGTTTTCGATACCACTACCATGGGGAAAAACATTCCGACTTTCTCTGCCTTTATCAGGAAAcctgcagcctccttcacttcagggaaaaccaGCCcggcttatccaatctctccccataactaaagtcctccaatccaggtaatgtcctggtgaaccagaactgcacataatactccgagtggtctaatcagtgttttgtaaagttacaacacaACTTTTATCTTCCATGTCCCCAACCTTTGCCatgcgccttcttcaccaccctatctacctgggttTACACTTTCAGAGAATATTGAACTCGAActcctaggtctccctgttcatcaacattccttagatCCCTCCTATTTACCTGTACccatcctacccctatttgacttctcgaactgcatcacctctcacttgtcgagattaaattcaatctgcta
The genomic region above belongs to Pristis pectinata isolate sPriPec2 chromosome 14, sPriPec2.1.pri, whole genome shotgun sequence and contains:
- the LOC127577686 gene encoding lysosomal acid phosphatase-like isoform X1, coding for MLTLPRLYLRTPGLIFGRCRGPGSGCRMAGAEAALLPYPVLLCALLAVGLQTPVAGRTLRFVNLVYRHGDRSPARGYPRDPITEKNWPQGFGQLTQVGMRQHYALGQYLRNRYRGFLSSSYDRREIYVRSTDFDRTLMSAESNLAGLYPPQGRQIFHPGLRWQPIPVHTMPVEQDKLLLYPMRNCPRYTELIAETEDTDEYIKMVKLNKNFLAMLSYATGVPRDQMSFKYVWLIYDTLLCEQLHNKTVPSWVTPSVMEHMRTLKEFSFDVDYRLYKREEKSRLQGGVLLKQILRNIEQSLDTFPTPSPKLMVYSAHDTTIVALQMALSVYSLAPTYAACHIFELYLEDDGSFTVEMYYRNKSSSAPYPLTLPACTQRCPLDKFIQIAKRVIPDDWDEECGRTGNHVPIELILGLAVGCCLLLVLILLAALLRHHGKDQHLNYRKVAEDNENLPRRALI
- the LOC127577686 gene encoding lysosomal acid phosphatase-like isoform X2 → MFGRCQSPGSGCRMAGAEAALLPYPVLLCALLAVGLQTPVAGRTLRFVNLVYRHGDRSPARGYPRDPITEKNWPQGFGQLTQVGMRQHYALGQYLRNRYRGFLSSSYDRREIYVRSTDFDRTLMSAESNLAGLYPPQGRQIFHPGLRWQPIPVHTMPVEQDKLLLYPMRNCPRYTELIAETEDTDEYIKMVKLNKNFLAMLSYATGVPRDQMSFKYVWLIYDTLLCEQLHNKTVPSWVTPSVMEHMRTLKEFSFDVDYRLYKREEKSRLQGGVLLKQILRNIEQSLDTFPTPSPKLMVYSAHDTTIVALQMALSVYSLAPTYAACHIFELYLEDDGSFTVEMYYRNKSSSAPYPLTLPACTQRCPLDKFIQIAKRVIPDDWDEECGRTGNHVPIELILGLAVGCCLLLVLILLAALLRHHGKDQHLNYRKVAEDNENLPRRALI